Within Topomyia yanbarensis strain Yona2022 chromosome 2, ASM3024719v1, whole genome shotgun sequence, the genomic segment ctcgatagtggtgtgtcgaggaggccgagagggctgatatgagccttttttctgttctatacctttcctctatttaccagctcataaccaacaatcaaccaataacaaatagataattgagaaaggatgtgctatgtgtggtgattggctattcaagtattagtagtgtttgaagtactaatgtatgtctcatgtgatgatcataacttcagctgtatcttgtacctatctaatctattacgtctctcatatattgtcttttatttcttcttttcgagtcctatactgccattgtacacccgccttcagctgggtcaacaaagatggtgatagtgaacgtcttaacactcacacattctcaaacgcggtctcaagcatgaacctataaaaaagccctcgcgcacgcggttacgtatcgatcacgtccggaagtctacccttgatcctagaagtctaggtccatgccttcagctggaccaattaagaaaatacgctcatacctattagacaacacgtctcatggcgacatgaccgggaaccctatcgatataaacgatcccactctctgccagaattctaaccgcgcaccgaaaattcaatatcagactcacggttcgcgcgaccattcaagaacacacgttacaaaatcacgtcagcgcacaaacgttagagcccctcgcgattttccaagcaacctacgcccacgaactcgcaaacgtgattacaccccggtgataaggtgaaaatctcagcactcataaacttagcaacacgatctcaagcgtcaacctacaaactcccgcgctcgcgccatcatgaatcgggatcgtccggaagtctctatcctcggtaccaacaatctaggtccttgttaattaataaaaaaaaaattgaaaaataactcccatatccactagacaaaacgttccatgacgacatgatcggaaactctagtgatatggggtaactctctccctgtcagaaagtgatccgtacaccgaaagctaaaggtcggaatgacggtccgcgaatatatgaatggccgcagagtttcaaaatcgaatttatacacgcgaagtcacatacgcgcgagcacacgtgaccagggatgccaacggtaccgataaactacatttttttcggtatatttacatttgcacaagccgtacagcccgctacagcgacgcatcactacagctcttgccagaacggtagccaaaccgagtacattttccagTACAGcaatagaatacatttttgttttgctgctgtactccgactgctcggtgagagtgtggcgtagtaaagtttgttctctcgctttgtacatttttctctgcatagtcaaagggagaggcccgcacacgaaagcgttgatgccggccgtggcgtaaatgagccgcattcattgtcgtcatttttgaacaaaaatattaaaaagattgaaaatattaaaaaatgtaaaataaggaaagagaagctgtaccgctcgcgtctggtggctgtactggggacagtagttttttgtcatgttactgctttgcatacaggcagccgtacagcgctgggcgtcctgcactagcgaatgacagcagcagcgagagagaaatgagaatgtaggcagaaaaattacagccgcagaaaaggtagacattttgcatccttgcacgtgacaaacacgtcaacatacgaacgcttaagccctttgcgatcatctacgcacacctatgcccgagatcgcgtaaacttgataacactccggcaattgtgtgaacgttttagtacttacgacgttacaaacgcggtctcaatcgcgaacccgcaaacgcgcgcgatcatgaatcggtcacgtccggaaatctttagccttcattctagcaatttaggtccatacattcagttggatcaatcaaaaaaaaataaagctcatatccactagaccacgcgttctacggcgacataaatgggaattctaatgatatgtaagaacccactttcttctggaatctgaaccgtacaccaaaaattaagtatcagattcacggtccgcgcgcgatcattctaaaacacatgcgaatatgcgaaaggcacacggttatcaaatagaatttatacacgcgaagttcatacacgttagcacacgcgacatacaaacgcgcacgcgacatacaaacgcacacgcgacatactaacgcacacgcgatcgagcacgttaacgtacaaatgttcgagcccttcgcgatgatacacgcgatcgcgagtccctacgcccgcacatacctgaaccgtacaatgaatatcacattcagaatcacggcccgctacaattggcctaatgcagtgttttattgggcgacattgcctgcctcgtctgcaaattgtagtatgtgattctgacggggagcccttccgagaacctagctctacagctccagtaggacaactctcgaaaaaaaaaaaattgtcacaagAATGAAAATGCTGACCTAGTTTACTGCATATGTTTTCGTTCTTTTTATGGACGACTTGCATTGACTGCTTTACGTCGTTAAGTAATTGTTCGATGCTACCGAACAATTCAAGACTGTGGCTCTTTAGGTCAGCTGTGGTTCGATGTTGTGTGTCCGTATGCGACTTCATCATTGTTAGCAGCTGATCTTGTAGATAGATCATTTTGCGTGTGTCGACCTCTGTCCTAATAATGTGCTGGCAGTCCGCACACACAGGCACCATAAATGCCCGGATAAAATTTTCCTGATTACGCTGCACACCTACACAGGCAGCATGGTACGATCTGCTGCTAAATTGACACTTCCAGAGGAAGCGGTCGTCGTTTATGTTTTTACACCGCACTGCCTTATTTTACTATTacttgaaattcaatagcactgTAACTTACGAGGCGCGCGCAATGTTTGTTTACGTAGGTAAAAAatactaattaataaattacttgCGGAGCGCTTGGAGAGGCGTCCGCACTCGTTGACTGTTCGAACGAAAAAAATACATTCTATGTATGATATGCCTAACACATatgttgagttttcgagataatttattaattaaggaagttttttactcatttgaaataaaaattgctgatttttgcgaaaaattccgccctcgaattttttttttttttacaattacaactattattaaatttaaattagttatgagtCAACTCAGAGACCAACAGACTCAAGtgtgtgtttgtttattttagagTGATTCACAGTCAtggcaaattcgtttggttctTTTTGGTTTTCGTTGAGTTTATAATAAATTTTCACTCCTTCAGTGAATCGCAGCTCTTTTAAATAGAATTGCGATTTATTCGCTCTTTTTAAAGAGTCgattcttttgatcgattcgcgATTCATTCGCATATCTCCATTCTGGAGACCCAAAAAACCAACATCCTAACTACAACATGTTgtcaaaaacatgtttttttctaTGTTATATGTGAGTATATCCTTAATATCCGTCCGTCTGCAATCCAGTACCCCTACCATTGTTGTTCAATTTTACAAATCCAACGTTGTAAGATCACTGTTGATCATGCCCCTCGCTAATCTCGATTCGCTGAACGCACCTTCCAACATAaatatatcttctcacaaattTGTGTTATTCTCGCTCTCTGCTTTATGCTGGGAAACGATTTTGACAGAAAGCGCAACATCGCATAAAGCAGCAATGAGTAAAGAAAGATGGCTCCTTGATCAACAGGTAGTTGATGGGCTGAACGGTGCGTTTATTTTTCGTATTTGCTTGAAAAATATGCAGTTTCGCGATCGTTCATAGTTTCATTCGTCGATTAATTCGTTTTGTTACGGTTTAATGTTCACAAATCGTGGAATGTGTTCCGATTCGGTTGGCAAATTGGTGAATCTTTTGTGTTTCGATGTGGCTACAAGTGGATTCTGTTTACGCCTCGGAAAATGTTAGCATTGCTGAGCGAATTGCGTTTCTGGTCCACCAAGGAGGACATCTCCATCAAGGACACCGATCTAGGAGCGATCAAGTAAGTATACTACGCATTTGTGTGAAGGGCACGTGATAAAGATGATTGCAGTCACCACCCCAATCTGAGGAGAACCTTTGCTGTTCGAGCAGAGATTTCTTAATCGATTACGCGAGGCCTTTTCCCATCGGTAGAGGGTCTGTGTGGCTATTGTCTTTCATTTGCTCTTCGCGTGTCTCTCCGCTCTTCTGCTTGTTGCAACTTTTGCAGAAGCACCTTTTTCTGTGTTACTGATTGTTTTCTCACAGGCCCCTAAACAAACAATAATGATAAACCACGTATTAACGATGGTTATGCTGTTATGTCACTTATTCGCTCGTTTAAATCTCTTGTAGATATACCGAAAAGAAGTTGGAAAATGCAAAATCAATATATTTGGACGGCAAGAAGCAGTACTTTGAGTCGCGGGGTTTTAAGTGGAATGTGGATAACAAAAAACCAAACAAACTGAGGAATGCATTGCGCTTGCTGGAAGAAGAATTGCGCCAGAAGCGCATCGTCTTCTGCAAATGGAAAAATAATGTCATCCTGCAGATCATGCTGTCCAACGGGTTGCTCATACACGTCTCCATCAACTCATTCAATGGTGATATCAATCGAGTATATTTTGACAAGTATTTCATCGGTAAACTGCTTACCGAGCACATCACGGATGTTATCATTACTCGGACGCACATTTTGATCTCGTACAATGAGAACCAAATCACATTCGTTCATCTGCAGAAACCAACTGCGAAGAAAAATAATCTGGAAAAAATCGGCCTTATGGATCCGAAAATTTACAGTGTTATAATTGGTGGACCAACCGCTAGGAAAATTCCGAAACATCTCGTTTGTAGCAGTTCACAGGATCTCGTAATAGTGTGGACCAAATCTTCCCAGAACGAGGTCTACCCGTGGCGGCCAACCGTCAAGGATCAGGACCGAGCTAACCTGCACGTGTACAAGTTGAACGGATCAAAGATGGAACTAATTTGCTACTATTGGACCGAGTACGATCCCATTTCCGTGGACTTCTCACTGATGAACGGCTTTCAAGTGCATTCAGTCGAACAGAAGGTGTCCAAGAAGGTGAGTTATGAGATCAACTCGTACTGTCGGGAAAAATTCCCATAGATCTGCGTACCATAACAATTAAAATGTGCAGATTACGTTCCCGATGCGACGCCGAGTATTTAGCtttatttgcaatttaaatgcaaataaaaactgacGTTTTTATTTCAACTCAGCTATGATgaattagttatgaaagatgAACACTTTTTTCAGGGTGACGTTACCATTGATAGCTGTATATACCAGATTCATAAAACGAAAATGCGCCGCGTTGCAGTAACTTCCATTCCACTGCAAACACAGGTCTGTTGCAACTCCTTTAGTCCGGATCACGAGAAACTGATGCTGGGCTGCATCGATGGTTCGATTGTGCTGTTTGATGAAGGGCGAGGAATCACACATCTGGTGAAGGCGGCGTTtgtaagtttttatttgcactcgTGGGAAGCTATCGGTCCCAGTCTTACGGAATGTGTTAGGATTAGTAGTGCTGCTGTTTTATATTAGAAACTGGATATGATCTGGATTAAAAGAATATGTGATCCTATTTCTTCAAGGATCAGGATTAAAGTTAAGATCTTGAAGTTCGAAATTTCGGACCTATAATCCGGAATTTCGGAAACAAAAGTCTGATAACGGTTTTCCTCCAGTAAAAGTACAATACAGCTGCTGCCTACCATCTTTTTCGCAAGTCTGTGAGGTCAAAAAGACTATTATAGGAACAAATAAATTTCGTTTTAGATTCCGATGTTCGTCTCATGGCACAGTGATTCCTCGGTTGTGATGGTTGCCAACGAAAAGGGACAGTTTCAGTGCTTCGACATCGCCCTGTCCTGTGTGCGTACCCAGTTGGTTAGCGAAGATGTAGTACCTTCAAGTATCCTGGATCTGTCGAACTATTTTGTCCACCCTTCCAATCTTGCCAAGCTGTGCTGGAGCAAAAAGCCGGAGATAACGGAACATTGCGAAAAGTACGCCATCACGGATTCCTTCCTAATGTTGGCGTTTGAAAATGGGCCAATCGGTTGCCTGCGGTTCGTCGGAAGTACTGGTTTGAAAGGGGATGTGCATACGTCCGGGTTAACAGCCGACGTATTGATCCACAAGTACATTTCACTAAACCAGGTGGAAAAGGCAATCAACATCCTACTCAGTCTAAACTGGGACACGTACGGAGCGATGTGTCTGTTGTCGCTGCATCGAATAGCAAACTATATTTTTAAGCAACCATTGGGAATGGAGAGAGAACTGCAGCTGCAGAAGGCTCTCGGAAGCTTCCTGGTACCTGTGAAACCGTTGTGTTATGAGACTGAAGTAGAGTTTGGCGACCAGGTCAACGATATTACCCTACGATTTTTTCACTATCTGTTGAGAAATAAATCGTACAACAAGGCGTTTAGTCTGGCAATCGATATCAACGATGCCGATTTGTTTCTGAAGCTTCACGACAAGGCGAAGAGCGACGGTGACGTGGAGTTATCCAAAGAGGCACTGAAGAAAGTTGACGATATCAATCGGATATGCACAGATAGAAGCGACAGTGAACGTAAGTGTTTGATTTACGGGTCATAAAATGGTGCTCTAAGATATTAAATTTCTTTTTAGATTCATTGTGTTCGAATTCCTCTTGTTCGCTATGTGCGGAAAGTTTCGACGAGGAAGACGATGACGACGAGGAAGAAGAAGAGGAATCCGAGCAAGAAGTGTTGCAACGGTCACGCCCAGTTAAAATTACCAGCCAAGATGCTACTAGTTTCAAATCATGCTCCACGTCGTCCAGCTCTTCGAAATCATCACAGATTCGAAACGGTAGTCCCAAGCATCCTCCGCTTCCGAAGACGACCGAAagtagcagtagcagtagcGTAGCTACAAGAATGTCAACCGCAAAAATTCGTACGAAATCGGAGCTAAGCATCGACCGACCGCCGTTGCCATATGTGCCCAAGAAAGCACCAACAACGATAATGCAACGCAGTCAAACAGCAACTGCGTTGAAACTTTCAAAGCAGCAAAAATCCCGAATCTCAGAGACTAAATTGAAAGGAAAGTCACTTAGTTCTAGCAATCTACTTTCGCTCGCAGATAGCACGTCTCCATATTTCGGTACGTCAATTCAACGAGGGAACGTACGGGCTCGGTTGAACCCTCGTGAAAAAGCTGCAAAATTGTATTCCTCGGCGGCTAATAGCCTGTCAATGGAACAGCTGGACATATCTTCAAGAATTCCGAGGCAACCGTTCTACGTAGACTTTGTAGACAATCCAGCCGCTGTGCGACCTCCTCTCAACGGACAACATGTGGTGATAGACGTGATCCCTAAGCCACTCGGCACACTTCAGTCCCCGAATACACTGAAGTACCCGCCGACAAACATACTAGATCAGACGATCGGTATCCCCATAGTACAAGACGAGCCGGATTTTGCACGGCGCCCACGGAAACCTTGGTTTACCTCGCAGTCGTCCCAGTTTCGAAGTATTCCTAACTGTTCTAACGCGAACAATGCTCCTCGCACTGTGATCCACCAATACCCTCTGATATCCGGTAACATTCCTTCCAAGTCACAGACCAAATTTCACCATCAGCAGCAGCTGGATATTATCGACCGGACGCGGTTCTCCCGGCGAAAGGAACCGATAACGGCTTCTATTCTATCCAACAGTACAAATTCCTCCTCGTCTGCAATAGCTGGACCATCGACAGCATGTTTTCCGCAACAGCCCGGAAGTTCCTCATCGTCTTCATCGGCAAAAAAGGAGACTGGGGAGAAAAACAAGGTAAAATTTTCCGACACCGTAACAGTTGCCGTCGTGCCGGTAAGTTGTACTAGTAACTTTGTGTTTCCCATTGACGATAAGAGCGTTGTTTCAGGAAATCCCGCGGAAAGACAAACTAGGCGAAAAAACACGCAAACCAACGTACAATCCGCTGATTGCCGACCCGAAACGGGAACTTGCCGAAAGTTTACCATTGTGCCATCCGAACGACGATTATCTGAAGGATTTCACTCCTATGCAAGGTAGCTTGGAACGGAAACCATTTTCAAATATTGGATAATAGCTTTTGTTTTCCAGATATCATCGGTAATAGCAACGAGCAGGAAAACAACGAGGAGAGTAAAAAGATTCCCAACATCAAAGTGGTGCATTTTGGCGTTGTGTAGAATATAACCTGCCTACGTTTTTAGTGGGTCTACGTGAGAACTTGTCTAAGGTTTCGAATATGCAATACAAACTTCTATTCCGTCCAGTGAAGCTTAATCAGTATTTTAAAATGTTTATATCTCTTTGTTGGAAATGcatattttttgtaaatatataaaccgTACTATTTACTTTAAAGTGTATATTTATTATTAAACAGCttttcaaaaattgaataaaaataactaTGAAACAATTCGTTTGTTCATTTGTATATAATAGTTTCATCCTTATTGCTAACATCATTTGGTTAATCATAAAGCTTTGGAAGCAATTAACTTTAGTAATAATTCACTATATTCCTGCCTAAGAAGACAATTGGATTAAACCATGTTGTGCATGAAGGGCACAATAGCGTTAACGCAAAGTTGTTCGAAACACGAATTCCTGATCTTTTCAAAGTTAAAGCTATTATGCCCATCATGCACAAAATGGTTTAATCCAACTTTCTCAATAGGAAGAAATATGGCATGTTAAGCATTGGACCGCTAGCTGAAACCACGTGTTGATTTCACTGTTTCTCGTCGGTAAACCGAATTTCTTTGCTTATGGGACTTCATTTGTGACTAGCGATTCAATTATAAATACAACAGTGTTACATTTTTCAGTCAGCGTTTTTCTCACTCAAAGTCTGAGGCAAAGCGAAACGGTACCACTTTCCCCCTGCAACAATCTTAGGTATTCGCCGGAAGTGACTCTTTCCTCTTGCTGGTATGTTTTTAGCACGGTGTAAAACTTGGTTTCGAGAGCACTTGATTTTGTTGGAATACCATTTAATGCATTTTCCTCGTTCGCCAAAAATTCCGGGGATAGCTTAGACACAAACTCATTCGACATAGTTTTAAAAAAGTGTATTTTTTAGGTGGCAGGTGATCTTACCGCGGCAATGGTTAAGGCTTCGATTTGGCAGAAGATCATCTGCATTTTAACGTTTTGGAGTAGTCCGACACAAGCCTGCACTTTTGgatcattttttataattctttttccaaataaaaaaatcatccaGACAGTATCGCATCCgggaaaaattttcttagtgcattaatttcaaagtCCGTCAGAATCATTCGTGGATCCAATTGAATGTCGATGTCGGAAGTCAATCTTTTAAGGAGCTTCAGTGCTTTTTGTACACTTGCTCATTTTTGATGGATATGTACGAATGGAAGAAACTTCCTTGTATGGCCAACCGATCCGTGAAGTGTAAAGATTGTCTGAACCCCTTTTGAGTTCCGTCGGTTGTTGAAGAcggcacaattttttttttatgcgaAAATGTGTATGCAACCCTCTTCAACTTCAATGTTTTTAAGAAGAAACGGTTCTTTATCCGCTGTCCGCCAGAAACTTTCATCGATGTCGCTAAAATCGTCTGGATCTGGTGGCAAAGCCGCTTTACCTCGATGTCTATGATACAATCTTTGTGCCACTGGCGATAGCACTGAAGAAatctaaaattattaaaaatgatAAAGCAATGTAactatttttgcttttctcctatagaaaggctatgcaatcactctgaaaatcgacttttttaacTGAGGTCCGGAGGGCTGAAGCTCTTCTATCATTCGCCCCAGTTGATCAAgctcggcaaatgtctgagcgtGTATTTTTGTGATCAACAATTGCACATCGGTTACCCGAatttatcaaacttagtctcaaatgaaaggtacaacgttcccatgcgctactattgaattttatttaattcccGGTtccggatttgcgggtctaagAGTGTGGTGAAATGCCCATATAAATCGTAATCAGCATGTTATCTAAATGatgtaaaatttcataaaatgtattataattcactatgctatatttttttaatgtatTATAATTGCTTGGATGTATAGTTTCACTAATGCCCAATCAAATCCACATTGACCACTTTGGGCACCTTCGGCGGTACCGGAAGCTTCAGGAAAGTAGCTAAGTTCCTGAATTGAATTCGCATCTGCTTCTGTCTGACTTGATTTTCTGTATGACACGATTTTCTCAATTGATTGCTATTAAATCCCACTGGAATCGGATATATGGTTCCAGTATTACGGTTTGAAGTATGCGGTCACATGCGaagttcccatataaatcggtataatcattatatctaaatgatgcaaaGCTTATTGAAATGATTTCTAAATTGCTAGAATTTCAAATCAAAGTTCCGAACTTAAATTCAGACCTGTTTCTCATTTATTGCTGTCTAGATTCTCACTATTTTAATCTTAAATGAAGGGTATTCACATTGATTGGTCCCGATTTTCATTTGAACGAAgtattggttccggagttatgagaAAAAGAATCCGATCACACGTGAATttcccatttaaacctttttgcctGTCTCCCATAGAAAGGTAAATTCAACCACTCTGAAAATCGGCCTGTTTACAGGGGCCCAGAGGACCAAAActtttataccattcgactcacttcgtcGAGTTCGGTAAATATATTTACCgtcgcacatcggttactcggagatgaccgaaccgaCTTTCTTAAACTTAAAGGCATAGGATGCTTTGAATTTAATTCTAATCCGAcatccggctccggagttactaGTTGAGAAATGCAGTGATACAgtaaattctcatataaactggtactacCATGATATCtagatgatgcaaaacttattggAATGGGTGTTAAATTCCTTAGATTTGTTGGTTTGGTTTGTTGTTTTGATCACATTGACCACCTAggaagacggcgccggtggttgagttgtaagcgtgaccgccactaattccagttggcctgggttcaattccagccgaggtcgttttctgaggtgaaaaaatctgtggtcacgtcttccttcgaaagggaagtaaagccgtttgtacccggtccatgaaattggtggatcgatatctagtccagtagtggaatcacctctctgacgtcggtaaagaagaagtagatccaacttctatactcttactaacaaaaatatcctcctcccgtgatactagcaaaagcaagtatcggactaaccattccttccctttccttccgcgatctacgttcgggcctggccggcgccggtattgaacaaaaacactttaggattaccagaagttgcacattgaaagatgtttcgctactcccaagcataactatctactgattccctgtgcaacttcatctagtcccgatcgataacggagtagcagccaggggtggtcacacaagctcaagctcaagcttgaTCACATTGACCACCTAGGACGGTCTTGATGTCTCACAGAACTTGCCAATGTTGTGAGTTATTCCTCAGCAAAAAAAACTCGACCGTTTTCCACAATATTTCAAATGTGAAATGATCGATGCAATGCTtcaattggctgctattgaattttatctcGATCTAAATTTCGGTTCCTGAGATATAGATTGGTtagtgcggtcacataggaattgcCCATATACCTGTACCATCATAATACTTATAGTTTTGCCTCTTATATAGAAAGATTTGCCATTACTCTGTAgtctgaatattttgaccaagtatctcaagGTGATTTCATGAAGGTTTGTAAGAGGAATGttaaaaattccatcataacctggagctttcatattttttaacatttccatgatggatttgatcgtatcatagtttgtttcaagaatctcgtctagagacaatacttgatttgaaacattttcgtatttttgtaagacttcgttTTCAATAGGACGCACAACGTTAAGATTAAAATTGTGGGCGCTagcaaac encodes:
- the LOC131683852 gene encoding WD repeat-containing and planar cell polarity effector protein fritz; protein product: MLALLSELRFWSTKEDISIKDTDLGAIKYTEKKLENAKSIYLDGKKQYFESRGFKWNVDNKKPNKLRNALRLLEEELRQKRIVFCKWKNNVILQIMLSNGLLIHVSINSFNGDINRVYFDKYFIGKLLTEHITDVIITRTHILISYNENQITFVHLQKPTAKKNNLEKIGLMDPKIYSVIIGGPTARKIPKHLVCSSSQDLVIVWTKSSQNEVYPWRPTVKDQDRANLHVYKLNGSKMELICYYWTEYDPISVDFSLMNGFQVHSVEQKVSKKGDVTIDSCIYQIHKTKMRRVAVTSIPLQTQVCCNSFSPDHEKLMLGCIDGSIVLFDEGRGITHLVKAAFIPMFVSWHSDSSVVMVANEKGQFQCFDIALSCVRTQLVSEDVVPSSILDLSNYFVHPSNLAKLCWSKKPEITEHCEKYAITDSFLMLAFENGPIGCLRFVGSTGLKGDVHTSGLTADVLIHKYISLNQVEKAINILLSLNWDTYGAMCLLSLHRIANYIFKQPLGMERELQLQKALGSFLVPVKPLCYETEVEFGDQVNDITLRFFHYLLRNKSYNKAFSLAIDINDADLFLKLHDKAKSDGDVELSKEALKKVDDINRICTDRSDSEHSLCSNSSCSLCAESFDEEDDDDEEEEEESEQEVLQRSRPVKITSQDATSFKSCSTSSSSSKSSQIRNGSPKHPPLPKTTESSSSSSVATRMSTAKIRTKSELSIDRPPLPYVPKKAPTTIMQRSQTATALKLSKQQKSRISETKLKGKSLSSSNLLSLADSTSPYFGTSIQRGNVRARLNPREKAAKLYSSAANSLSMEQLDISSRIPRQPFYVDFVDNPAAVRPPLNGQHVVIDVIPKPLGTLQSPNTLKYPPTNILDQTIGIPIVQDEPDFARRPRKPWFTSQSSQFRSIPNCSNANNAPRTVIHQYPLISGNIPSKSQTKFHHQQQLDIIDRTRFSRRKEPITASILSNSTNSSSSAIAGPSTACFPQQPGSSSSSSSAKKETGEKNKVKFSDTVTVAVVPEIPRKDKLGEKTRKPTYNPLIADPKRELAESLPLCHPNDDYLKDFTPMQDIIGNSNEQENNEESKKIPNIKVVHFGVV